Within Limanda limanda chromosome 1, fLimLim1.1, whole genome shotgun sequence, the genomic segment AACCATATTTTTTATAGGAAAAAAGCCGATGGTTTCTctgttaaagttaaaatataaCACTGTGGACGACGGTGGAGCTACAACTATTCAAATTATTGATctgttttttgcttttaatttcaattaatcATTTAGTCTATGAACCATCAAAGAGTGGCCGTCACAACTTGGCTGAGCCATTTTAGTATTTTATGTAAAACCTCCAAATTATTGCACATTAGTATTTAGCGTGCAATTGCATGTGACTAAGAAAAGCAGCTTTCCTCTCATTTGAGAGGAGAGCATCAGAATTTATGAATTTTTTTACAAAATCCGCTGAATAATACtgaatatacatataaatgGTATTCAATTAAATCATacaaatttgaatgtattttctGTGAAGGAGCTCTCTGATAGTTTTATAGAATTTCACCGGAAACTGATTCAAATTGAATACAATTCAGACGTGGAAAATCACTAATGACTGTCACTCAAATTGAAAGAGTCATGGGAGATACAATGTGGTATAAAGTATTGATTAGGTGTTGAATATATAcagttaatttgttttaaaaggGCTAAGTAAGAGATGTGacttgaaagagagagagattaaaatTGCCAATGCACCATCAAGTATCTGCAAGAGTTTTGATAAATAGATGTTTTCAAACGATGATGACTTCCAGAAAGCTCCACAGCTATATCTTATCCTgatatttattgttattgttatgttttttatcaTGTATTACAATATCTAACTAGGGCATGCAGTTTGATATTAATATATGACTTTGTTGCAGGAGTCTTTGTCTGAGCACAAAGGAAGCATTCGAACAAGGGAAGAACCTCCCATTCATCAACCCAAGCTCCCTCGAGACCCTTCGAGCTTTGGTCCAGGAGATCCAGAGCAGTGGAGAGACAGACCCTGAGATCTGGAAGGATTGTGAGGTGGGAAGATATCACAGAGCCTGAAATGCAAGAGTTAGAAAGTGCAAATGAGATGATAAGTGATGAGGGGGAAAGTGAATTTAGGGGTTAGCTTCTGTGGCAGCTGGCAACCTCATTTATgagctgtcactttttattttttgttcagATCACACCTGACAGTAAGTtagacagacaaacactgcTGCTCAGCCCACACACTACCACAATGCAGCTGATCTACTCAGACACACGTTGTGATTTGTAGGGAACAGACAACTCAGAGGCTTTGGCACTTTGCTATTATGGTTCGTCTTTATTTTGCCATTGACTCTGTGTGAAGCACTTTtcaaccttgtttagataagtgctatacaaataaagttattattattattatgattatgattattatgattatttttattatcaggcTTAAACAGTTTCAgtcaaaacacattattttttgattattaaaatgtatgtCATGTAAATTACACCCTTATGCTTTCTCTATATCACTTCTCCCTCTCTACTCTCTGATGGGGGTTTGTATCAAAAACACAGCGGCTTCCCTCTAACCTAATACACACATATAGTGCAGGCACATAATTACAAAGTAATAGAGCTGCACATTTTAAGATTATTTGGGAGTTTTTGCCTTTATTGAACAGTTGACATTCAGAAACAGAGACTGGGGGACCGAGTTTTATCACATGCAAGTCCATGATCCAAGAGGTCTAGGAattatatattcatttttaatgcAGACCATTGTCCCACTCTCAGTCACTGACAGGGACAGTTGGCTTTCTCTAGTGAGCTAATGCGTTAAAAGGTAATATAAGTAGGACACAAATGGTAAATGACCTGAATTTATATAGTACATTTCTAGTTTTAATGACCACAAGTCATGTATTCACTGACGGCACAAAACTTCTTAAGAtcttttatgttattatgagaagtggaCTGTAATGGTAATACCACACTTCAGACATGTTACAGCGCAGCAGAGGAGTGAAGCGGCCTGCAGTGAAATTGAAATGGCTATCACACGCTAAATGTCCAGTGTAAACTGCAACCCCTGCACTATAAAGATGGAAACCCTGTAAAAGGCCAACATTGAATGTCAGTATATACTGTCGGTGTATTTCTGTGGTAGAATGTAAAACgttctgtgttttcctgcaaCAGGGCCGGTGGCTGCATCTATTTCAGCTGGTTGAGAAGCAATACCAAGAGCAGATACTCGCACAGCAGGAACAATACCAGTGCCAAATACAGGTAAGCTTTCGTTTTTGTCATGTCCTCTTATATCGACTACTCTGAAGTATTTATTCATCCAGTAAAAGAATGACATGCTATTCTTTTTCTCAGTTGATTCAGGATGAAATTAAGGCTCTGGTCCAGCTCCAGAACCGCCAGGCCACTGTACATCCACAAACAGAGCTCTCTCCAACTCTAGTGACCAAAACTACTACTGACACAAAGGGTTACATTTTCCCCCTCATCTCCAGGGATCACACAGTCACCAAAAACGTGCCCAGTGACAATGACAGACTGGCAGCTCCTGCACATACTCCTTTTAGCTCCCCTTCACCTCATCTGCACAGATCAGAAACCGCCAAACCGGGGGAGGAGCGGGTAACTACAATGCTCAGCAGCGGATACGGGACTCTGTCTACCTGGGAACCGTGTATGGAACCTACTGGGTCTCCAGGGGAAGATGAGAATGGCAATCAAGGGAGGGAGAAGCATAATTGGTCCTCTAACTTCCAGCAAGCCACAGAGACAACTGCGATTGGTTGTCAGCTGGATTTTTCAGATGAGAGGCCTCTTGGAGTGGAGGAACTTAATCGATTAGTCTACCAGCCAAGAACCTCTGGGTATGTCTGATCATAACTTCTAAAGACGGGTTAACTTTTTTACCGTGGCTGGTGTGAAACATGTTGGCAAAtggcattttattttgtaataaaacaaagtcttgtaaattctttaattttaacTTGTTGAATCTTGCAGAAACTCTGTTACGATTAAGTCAGCATTGTTCCTAAGGAATCATTTTTCTACTGACACTGATCTGTTCTGTTGGCAGCACCAGCCAATCTTTGACCTCCTGGGCCAAGAGACAGAAACTCAGGCCCAAGAAAAGCAAAGCAGGAGAAGCTTTGTGCCAAATCTCACAGTTCCAGGAGCAGCCATGCAGCTCCAGAGAACCCAACAGACAAAACCCCCTGGAGAGCGCAGACTCCCAGGACCAGGTACAACTCAGCAAGTGCTAGCTGCTGCACTTCTAGGACAGATACGATTAAGTAGagataataacaaaaaacattagCTTGTGTACATAACTGCCCTGCATCTGcagtgtttcttttatttctggTGCATAGCTCTGTTGTGGTTGTCCTTACAACATTCTGGCGGCCGAGTTTAATCCACTCATCTCTATTTGGTTTCAGCATCGACCGACTGGGCCGTCGTCCAGCCCTTTTCCCCTGAGGAGGAGTGACAGCCTGATGTCTGAAGCATCAGGTGACATTCACTGACtcagaacaaacacagagcaaCAAGGCTTGGAGCGTGGATTGAAAGCACTGACAATGTGTGATATAATAAACAACATAGGATTTTGCAGTATTTTGAAAGTCTTAATGCAATTACAACAAGTCACAGTAGGATGGCACTGTTGTAGCTGCAGGCTTTTATCATGAGGAAATATTGATTTACCTATAGTCTCAAATGTGATCTTTGTCAGTTATGTTTTTATCAGTAGACTGTGAATCAGTTTGGGTCAATcgctttttcatttatttatttaattaatacagaaaaataattgaTAAGAACAACACAGATTTTAAAGCTATTTTTTCACATCTGAAAGGTCTCAGTTACATTTGCATACAAGTCAGTCAGTGTGGTAATGAGAGTAAAGAAACTGTTGCTCTAAGCCTATTGTCaaaaattcattcattcatttgggTGTTTATCATAGTGCCTGGCCTTTGAAAGATACAGTAGAAAAACCATGAAATCACACTGCATTTTACTTTGTCTCGTAGGCCTCACTTACTGGCGTCTGCATGAGAGTGACATGTATTGGCCCTTACCCGACAGCTTTGAAAGCAACGCTTACCACCTTCTGCAAGAGGCATCCATGAGTCTTGTAAGTAAAATACCACAGTTCTCCTTGACACTGAAGGTGCCTTTCGAATACTCAATTTGGCTGAGGAACCTGTTGTTCAAATTCTCTAAATTATGAGGGAAAGGAGCTTCAATGCTTCCTAACTTCACTCCTGTAGCATCGTAAACATCGGATCATCCTTTatgaaaggagaggagaaaatgcTGCCCCACAATTCTTTACGGCATCAACATTTAATCGACACAACCTCGTAGTTACACCTGGACACACCCAAGTTaatataaaaaactgaaatatagtAGTAATTTCTACCCCCTGATTGTGGAATGgacacaatacatttttttctccacttATATAAGGTTTTCTCCACGTCATTTTCAATTAAATCTGTTCTGTTGTCCCCTAGAGTAGGATGTGTTATTCTATGTTTGACGGGAAACGTTATCATAACTGTCAGCGCACAGCCTACAGCACAGAGTACCGTTCATGTTGTGTGTATCCCctgttgtaaataaagttataaagttATTAAAACGCAGAGTATTAGGGGAAACAGATTTTCTCTGCACAGTGGTTCTTATtgcagcttctccttcacatcatTCTTTGACCCCGGGACATATTCCTTTGGGGTCAGGGAATAGTGTTTAGGAAAGGACATTATTTGGACTCTCCCAACGCAACCTAAGACTTATAAACTAATGTCCCACAATCCCTTCTGTCCCTGTCACTGGACCTATTTAATGCAGCTGTTGATTCCAGATTTCACTTCCTACTTTTACTGTTTCAAAATTGATTTGAACAGTGACTTTAAGAACATAATCATCAACATGAATTTTGCATAAAGGCTGAAATCGATAGAGGAAAAGGCAGATAAAAGAAACTGCagataagattaaataaataaatggattattaaatttgaataataaCTATGTATTATGTTGTTAACGCTCTTAAGGCTTGTTCTCTAACCTTTTCTGGAGCCCCACATAGAAAAGCTAtaaaatattattgtttattgttttgtttgttgggGACGGGTTGGCCAAAATGTTCCAACACTGCTGACTGGAATTCTTATCAGTCTAAACGTTGCCATCCCTTTTGAGTCAGGCGAATGTTTAATATTCAAAAGATATACCACTTGTCCTCCCTATAAATAGAACAATGATTTTGTGATTTGTATATGTAACTGTGTTTTTGAGCTCTTCTCTATCTCTTGTAGACTCCACCTCAGGAGCGAGGGCTGTCTCTCAGAGACATCTATCAGAACAAGCAAAGAACAGACTGTAAACACTCAGACTGGGAAGGTTCTGTTATGTCTAGTCCTTCGTCACCACAGGTATTTCACATGACTCGTACATCCATGGTCTTTTTAGTCCTCGGGATCAAGAGGAGTACAATAGAAGATTGTGCTTTTTTTGTACAAGAAAACACATTGAACTTTAATTCGAGGGAATTATTGGAAGATAATTTTGCTTATCACACAAACCATAGTTGCTAAGTTGTAAATCAGGGATattatgatgaaaacaaaaacaagaaaaaacaactgTTAGCTTGTTGAAGAAATCTAAATTTCATATCCATAAAgacagttatttttaaatgtcccAACAACTTATTATTCATGCCTGACATGGGAAGAAAATTAGTCTGCTTCTGAGGTTACTACAGGGGTCCTGACTCTGCGGTCAGATATATTAACAAATATATTAGTTATTAAAAATAACTTCTGCACCTTATTCTACCCTATATTTTTTCAGATttagatatttatattaatatttatttatttttctgcttaACTTTCTTTAAGAAACAACAATGATCTTTTATTCTTTGTGCTATTTGGATTATTGGACTATTATGAATTACATTTGAGACCAAAGGAAAGGGAAGAAGTTTAGTCTCCATCCACATTACGACACTTCAGTTTTAAATGATCTGACCGCAGAGTAGATAATCTGCCCAGTGTATATGAATACTCATGTGATAtgtacaccgcgttccacattattatgcaaattggatttaagggtcataaacattcattttttagtttttatattaaactcatggatggtattgtgtctcagggccacttggatgattgaaatcaatctcagacacctgtgataattagtttgccaggtgagcccaatcaaaggaaaactacttaagaaggatgttccacattattaagcaagctacatgtttcaggcaaaatggggaagaaaaaggatccctctgctggtgaaaagcagcaaatagtgcaataccttggtcaaggtatcacaacattggatatttccaaaagaattacgcgtgatcatcggacgatgaagaaatttgtcactgattcacagcacaagcgggttagttcagacaaaggcaaaataaggaagatttctgccaaacaaatgcgtagggttaagagagcagacactaaaatgccattgaatagcagcaaacaggtgtttgaagcctctggtgcctctggagtctcgCGAACTTCAAGATGtaggatgctcaagaggtttgcaagtgtccttaaacctgttattcgttcctctaaaccaagctcacaagcaaaaaaggttgcagtgggctcaggactacatgaagactaagttccaaactgttttgtttacggatgagtgccgtgcaaccCTTAATGGTCCTGATGGGtggagtagaggatggttggtgaatggccaccatgtcccaacaaggctgagacgtcaacaaggaggtggcagagtcatgttttgggccggaatcaTGTGGAGAGAGCTGGTaggccccttcagggtccctgacggtgtgaaaatgacctcgGCAAAGTCCGTAGAGTTTCTGAgtgaccactttcttccgtggtacaaaaagaagaaccgtgccttccgaagcaaaatcatattcatgcatgacaatgcaccatctcatgctgcaaagaatacctctggggcattggctgctatgggcataaaagtagagaaactcatggtgtggcccccatcttcccctgaccttaaccctattgagaacctttggagcatcatcaagcaaaatatctatgtgggtggaaggcagttctCATACAAGCAGGTGCTCTaggaggctattatggcatcctgcaagtacattaaagcagaaactatcaaagaactcacaagttcaatggatgcaagaattgtgaaggtgatatcaaagaaggggtcctatgttgacatgtaacttgacctgttaagatgtttttgattaaaactttttttgatttcagtaaatatgacctcttaatgctgcaaattcaacaaatgacaatttttagttcttaacaacctataaaatatcttgaaactctgaaactcagaaactctgcataataatttggaacactgcattttgagttttttatttttgaaaaaaatactgttatcattgggaggtttgtaCTCTtacagttgatgacttgaaaattatactgactggctgtgcattactatttaggaaaatctgagcaaagtgttatctgcataataatgtggaacgcggtgtatgTGTCAGGAATTATTACTTGTGTTGATGAAGATCGTTTTAGTTTTAAAGTGCTGTTTTGAAAATATGACACATTAGTGTGGATGAACATATTAGTCCTCTGCTGACCCTGTAACTCATACGCTCTTTACTCTTCAGGTGTTGAAGCTGGACCCAGCAGTGAACACGCGGCAGTCCGAATGCACATCTGGCTTCACTTCACCATCTCATTTCAGCAGCCCTTCATTTGCCACTCAGCCCCACATCAACCCCAGAGTCAGGACCCCTGTTTCCCCTGACAGCATGGTGGAGTGTAGTCCCAACCCTGGAGATACAGACTATATCTCAGATGCCTCCAGTGTTTCAGTTGCCGGACCTCCTTTCTCCAAAATGCAAAGCTTGTGGGGAAACGCATCCCAGGCAGTTGAGTGTACCTCCCAAGATAAGACCAACCAGCAACGCAGAGCCAGTGCTCGTTTAACCAGCGAGGAAGAGGGCAGTCACACCCACACCAGCACCCTGAAGCCCTGTTCAGCATTTGGTGCTAATCTGCGGCCTGCAGCCAGTCCACACATGGAGAGAGCTTCATCGCTAGAGGACCCTGTTGTCCTGTCTCTGTGAGTGTAGCACAACTCGGCTGCAGTCACTGgatttttgttaattttttatgtatttctgtaATATGGTACTTCATCAGGCTGAACGACAACACGGTTTAATCAGattcattcttttattctgCTTTTCTTCACCTTAGTGTGCGGCAGAACCTGAGAGAGAAGCACTCTCGACATGTGGCTGATCTGAAAGCGTATTATGAGTCTGAGATCCAAGTTCTGAGAGACAAACTCAAACTCAGAGATCTGCCCCAGGATTTAGAGAAGAGCAACCTGGCGCTCACAGAGAGGTTTGTGTTCACTGCATATAACATTTATTTGTAGTAATGTTTATCGTATTTTTTAAAcccttttgtatttttccctaaatatataaaatattaaatatacaacatgaataaatatggCTAAACAGCATAATCCCAAAGAAGGAAACGtagcacacaaaaaaaataaaacaactgaaaaagtCAGCTGATAGAGTCTTTGACACATGGTTGAAAGTTGAAAAAGCAAGTGTACCTTCATTTTTTTGTCAACCTCTTCTTTTTGAGGTCCATATGTGCAAATGTATTGCTctataaacagcaaaacatgagTTACGTTTGATTGCTGACCTAGTTATACAGCAGACATCTAAATATTTTTGCTTATGATAGAAATTACCATTATTCAAACTCATAAATACTTCAATTAAGGCCTGAAGGACCTCACATTCACCCAGCATGATGTTTTACCTCTGCTTTAAGTCCATTCCTAACTCATCATTAACCTGATGTTTTTTCATCCACAGGTGCAAGCATCTAGAAAAAGCTCTGGCTGAGGCCATCAGTCATATTAAAGAAGTAGAGGCAACAAACTGCTCGCTGGAGAAAAAACTGGTAACATTccataaatgtttttcataCTTAATTTTCATTAAATGCTCCTGTAATATAAGTGTGGCTGTTAATGTACTGATAAAAGTATTCTATTCAACCAACgcattttttccccctgagTATTTAGAAAAAAGATTGACATCTTatgcctgaaaataaaatccaattCATGTCGTTTTAGATCTGCCTGTACATAAGGTGTCTTTTCCTCTACTCTTTTCCACATCTTTTAAATTTTAATCTATTAATGCAATGAAATCAATATTTAACCCTCACTCCATCCATTAATTTGGATTTGATTTCTCGTTGTCAGGCAGAATGGCCAGAGCGGTATGCTGTCGCGGGCGCTACTGTGAAATCTCTGCAGCAGCGACTAGAAGAAAGTAAACGCTCGGGCAAAGAGAAGGACGCCCTGACAGCACGTTTGAAGTCTCACgtacagcagctggaggaggcggCACAGAAAGCCTGCAGAGAGGCAGACGAGAAGGAGGCCAGGAGGGCGAGAGAGTACAAGATGCTGCAGGATGTGAGTCTGACTGGGCTGTGGCACAGAACATAAGCAGAGACACATTT encodes:
- the LOC133000195 gene encoding M-phase phosphoprotein 9, coding for MSTDDSISEDVSSSGALSHCHVSADGDGGKESETSLLSSEGTSASGLAVSEDRHSASQTTGGTVESRPVFITPACNKIRSLCLSTKEAFEQGKNLPFINPSSLETLRALVQEIQSSGETDPEIWKDCEGRWLHLFQLVEKQYQEQILAQQEQYQCQIQLIQDEIKALVQLQNRQATVHPQTELSPTLVTKTTTDTKGYIFPLISRDHTVTKNVPSDNDRLAAPAHTPFSSPSPHLHRSETAKPGEERVTTMLSSGYGTLSTWEPCMEPTGSPGEDENGNQGREKHNWSSNFQQATETTAIGCQLDFSDERPLGVEELNRLVYQPRTSGTSQSLTSWAKRQKLRPKKSKAGEALCQISQFQEQPCSSREPNRQNPLESADSQDQHRPTGPSSSPFPLRRSDSLMSEASGLTYWRLHESDMYWPLPDSFESNAYHLLQEASMSLTPPQERGLSLRDIYQNKQRTDCKHSDWEGSVMSSPSSPQVLKLDPAVNTRQSECTSGFTSPSHFSSPSFATQPHINPRVRTPVSPDSMVECSPNPGDTDYISDASSVSVAGPPFSKMQSLWGNASQAVECTSQDKTNQQRRASARLTSEEEGSHTHTSTLKPCSAFGANLRPAASPHMERASSLEDPVVLSLVRQNLREKHSRHVADLKAYYESEIQVLRDKLKLRDLPQDLEKSNLALTERCKHLEKALAEAISHIKEVEATNCSLEKKLAEWPERYAVAGATVKSLQQRLEESKRSGKEKDALTARLKSHVQQLEEAAQKACREADEKEARRAREYKMLQDLLGEYDSMMKQHEGVKNKMVSAENKLADANDQISELKRLNSKLESQVRQLEHENQSRARYASHTIAQPSGAGLYHHPDLLLSPSKSNMEPDTTLRKSPCLPSDKQKSGRKSQIPKTKQSIIHKKSPYILNDQSSGPDSSVEPPSADGSWRCGSPPECEQPLPQTRHQEQSQRDTGWVQTSCSLTPMMRALIELEETRATESRAPWVGSQRPTVGFVERRHKEHLQEREVVKPGGAAVEAEGAGAARSHSGAERAAALLRAQRSLSPEGHRSASLPPPGQRNIPTTTPPKRETLLQPLSAKSSPKRCPSENYSTAFAHMMPREQHLNNRFNGQGEQRRHSFHSSSPRRRLQFASADRNDDLRQPDSSSSMNPPNGNSQLGWEEQGACGVSDLRTTYKDSAPLLDKLSSLAEAEKLLDELTQEKLQIEAALSRMPGAGGRVSLQTRLDEVALENRLERVNRELGSLRMTLKRFHILRSSANI